A part of Hydrogenobacter sp. T-8 genomic DNA contains:
- the mnmA gene encoding tRNA 2-thiouridine(34) synthase MnmA, producing MRVAVGMSGGVDSSVCALLMKEAGHEVIGITLRFHQVCDADGLRVCCSPEDVRDAVRVSQHLGIPHLTLSWEEVFEKRVIEYFLRETLKGKTPNPCAVCNREVKTGFLAEYLHKVAHIDRLATGHYARIVEYKGRRLIARAKDQRRDQSYFLSLVRAEHLELLEFPLGERTKEEVRLIAKEKGLPVWDKRDSQDVCFLMGKTPGEFVEERVGSKDGYFYFEGKPVGRQRGFFHYTVGQRKGLGISLGFPVYVCGIDPEANAVHLCREEDLYRDWLILEDINFHLELSLWQKPTAQIRYRNQPVPVEDIEKTEKGYKVKFSKQVRGITPGQVCAFYEGDLLLGGGIIKE from the coding sequence ATGAGAGTGGCGGTTGGTATGAGCGGGGGTGTAGATAGCAGTGTCTGTGCCCTCCTTATGAAGGAAGCAGGTCATGAGGTTATTGGTATAACGCTCCGTTTTCATCAAGTGTGCGATGCGGATGGTCTAAGGGTTTGCTGTTCTCCAGAGGATGTAAGGGATGCGGTGAGGGTTTCTCAACACTTAGGCATACCTCATTTAACGCTTAGCTGGGAAGAGGTTTTTGAAAAGAGGGTTATAGAATACTTTTTGAGGGAAACCCTCAAGGGTAAGACGCCAAATCCCTGTGCGGTATGCAACAGAGAGGTCAAAACAGGTTTTCTTGCAGAGTATCTCCACAAGGTTGCGCACATAGACAGGCTTGCCACTGGACACTATGCAAGGATTGTGGAATACAAGGGTAGAAGGCTTATAGCCCGTGCAAAGGACCAAAGAAGAGACCAGTCTTACTTTTTAAGCCTTGTAAGAGCGGAGCATTTAGAGCTTTTGGAGTTTCCTCTTGGTGAAAGGACGAAGGAAGAGGTAAGGCTTATAGCCAAAGAGAAGGGTTTGCCCGTGTGGGATAAAAGGGACTCTCAAGATGTGTGCTTTCTTATGGGTAAAACTCCTGGTGAATTTGTTGAAGAAAGGGTAGGTTCAAAGGATGGGTATTTTTACTTTGAAGGTAAGCCTGTAGGAAGACAGAGAGGCTTTTTCCACTACACGGTGGGTCAGAGAAAGGGTCTTGGTATCTCTTTGGGGTTTCCCGTATATGTGTGTGGTATAGACCCAGAGGCTAACGCTGTTCATTTATGTAGAGAAGAAGACCTCTATAGAGATTGGTTGATCCTTGAGGACATAAACTTCCACCTTGAGCTTTCCCTTTGGCAAAAGCCTACCGCACAGATAAGGTATAGAAACCAGCCTGTGCCTGTGGAAGACATAGAAAAAACCGAAAAGGGATATAAGGTAAAGTTTTCTAAGCAGGTAAGAGGCATAACGCCTGGTCAGGTTTGTGCCTTTTATGAAGGAGACCTTTTGCTGGGTGGTGGCATAATAAAGGAATGA
- the serA gene encoding phosphoglycerate dehydrogenase: MHKILITDPISEKGIELLRREPDFEVDNEPDISYEELLEVVENYHCIITRSRTPVTGELIERAKNLKVIGRAGVGVDNVDIESASMRGILVINTPGANTIGATELTLAHMLNVIRNTHMAHNSMVEGRWDRKKFMGTELYGKTLGIIGLGNIGSQVAIRAKAFGMTVYAYDPYIPREKADRLGVKLFDNLHDMLRQIDILTIHAPLTHETRNMITRKEFEIMKDGAVLINCARGGIVKDEDLIWALESGKLSGVGLDVFSVEPPPKEFIEKISKFPNVSLSPHIGANTYESQENVAVIIAQQVIKALRGQTVEYVVNAPFPDLSVLTLIKPHLDLAERMGRFLVQWAEEGIREVHIEVRGDIAQHFHPIASAVLMGILKERVDFPVNIINASYVARDRGIKVEELTSEESEDYKHYIKVVARGDSTERTVAGSVLEGHILRIFQIDRYRVDVEPEGIMLVFENRDVPGVIGKIGSILGNAGVNIAGFRLGREKKGGIALGILNLDDPIPEEVMQELRKIPQIIFAKQVVV; encoded by the coding sequence ATGCATAAAATTCTAATCACTGACCCAATCTCGGAAAAGGGCATTGAGCTTCTTAGGCGTGAGCCAGACTTTGAAGTGGACAACGAGCCAGACATATCCTACGAGGAGCTACTTGAGGTAGTAGAAAACTACCATTGCATTATAACCAGAAGTAGAACCCCAGTCACAGGTGAGTTAATAGAAAGGGCTAAAAATCTAAAGGTCATCGGCAGGGCTGGTGTAGGTGTGGACAACGTGGACATAGAGTCTGCATCTATGAGAGGCATATTGGTTATAAATACCCCCGGTGCCAACACCATAGGAGCAACAGAGCTAACCCTCGCTCATATGCTAAACGTTATAAGAAACACACACATGGCACATAACAGCATGGTAGAGGGCAGGTGGGACAGAAAGAAGTTTATGGGAACAGAGCTATACGGAAAGACTCTTGGCATAATTGGTCTTGGAAACATAGGCTCTCAAGTTGCCATAAGGGCAAAAGCCTTTGGTATGACCGTTTATGCCTACGACCCATACATTCCAAGAGAAAAGGCGGATAGGCTGGGCGTAAAGCTCTTTGACAACCTACACGACATGCTTCGTCAGATAGACATCCTCACTATTCACGCACCCTTGACCCACGAGACAAGAAACATGATAACAAGGAAAGAGTTTGAAATTATGAAAGACGGTGCGGTTCTTATAAACTGTGCAAGAGGTGGAATAGTAAAAGACGAGGACCTCATATGGGCTTTGGAAAGCGGTAAGCTATCGGGCGTAGGTCTTGATGTTTTCTCTGTAGAACCTCCACCAAAGGAGTTTATAGAAAAAATATCCAAGTTTCCCAACGTTTCCCTTTCCCCTCACATAGGTGCAAACACTTACGAATCTCAAGAAAATGTTGCAGTAATAATTGCCCAGCAAGTTATAAAAGCCCTAAGAGGTCAAACAGTAGAGTATGTGGTAAACGCACCCTTCCCAGACCTCTCAGTTCTAACCTTGATAAAGCCACACCTTGACCTTGCGGAAAGAATGGGCAGGTTCTTGGTCCAATGGGCGGAAGAGGGCATAAGGGAGGTGCACATAGAAGTGCGTGGAGACATAGCACAACACTTTCATCCAATAGCCTCTGCGGTCTTGATGGGAATACTAAAAGAAAGGGTAGACTTTCCAGTAAACATAATAAACGCCAGCTATGTGGCAAGAGATAGAGGCATAAAGGTAGAGGAGCTTACCTCAGAAGAGAGCGAAGATTACAAGCATTATATAAAGGTAGTAGCGAGAGGAGACAGCACAGAAAGAACAGTAGCAGGCTCAGTGCTTGAGGGGCATATACTAAGGATATTCCAAATAGACCGCTACCGTGTAGATGTAGAGCCAGAGGGTATAATGCTTGTTTTTGAAAACAGAGATGTCCCAGGAGTTATAGGAAAGATAGGTAGTATATTAGGTAATGCAGGCGTAAACATAGCAGGCTTTAGGCTTGGAAGAGAAAAGAAAGGTGGCATCGCCTTGGGTATACTTAACCTTGACGACCCTATCCCAGAGGAGGTTATGCAAGAACTAAGAAAAATACCTCAGATAATTTTTGCCAAGCAGGTGGTAGTGTAA
- the exbB gene encoding TonB-system energizer ExbB: MDWLRLSVDYGVIALLLLLSFIAFGIGIERLLFYRNLKVENFKSKQELEMELTKGLFIIASTASNAPYVGLLGTVLGIMLTFYTIGQEGFVDTQKVMVGLALALKATAVGLLVAIPSSVLYNYLLRKVREKVTLWEVQNGRERV; this comes from the coding sequence ATGGACTGGCTCAGGCTCTCAGTTGACTATGGCGTAATAGCCCTTTTGCTCCTTCTTAGCTTTATAGCCTTTGGCATAGGTATAGAAAGGCTTTTGTTTTACAGAAACCTCAAAGTTGAGAACTTCAAAAGCAAGCAGGAGCTTGAGATGGAGCTTACAAAGGGGCTTTTCATCATAGCCTCTACCGCTTCCAACGCTCCCTATGTGGGTCTTCTTGGAACAGTGCTTGGCATAATGCTAACCTTTTACACCATAGGTCAAGAGGGCTTTGTGGATACTCAGAAGGTTATGGTGGGTCTGGCTTTGGCTTTGAAGGCTACCGCTGTAGGTCTTTTGGTAGCTATTCCTTCTTCCGTGCTATATAACTACCTCTTGAGGAAGGTGCGTGAAAAAGTAACCCTTTGGGAGGTGCAAAATGGAAGAGAAAGAGTTTAG
- a CDS encoding Uma2 family endonuclease, giving the protein MQVKTKLTAEEFFGIYPEESRIELIEGEVYEMPAPSVNHQRVLFYLSRSIHEHLSASKVKGEVFIAPVDVVFSEEIVLQPDIVYLSDLSKVKDRIYGVPDLVVEVASPSTLKRDITDKMKIYEKYGVKEYWIVFPSEKTILVYQLTENGYELFSSAIEKGKVRSKILEGFEINLEEVFGGL; this is encoded by the coding sequence ATGCAGGTCAAAACAAAGCTAACCGCAGAGGAGTTTTTCGGGATATACCCAGAAGAGTCAAGGATTGAGCTTATTGAGGGAGAGGTCTACGAAATGCCTGCACCAAGTGTCAACCATCAAAGGGTGCTTTTTTACCTTTCAAGGTCTATACACGAACATCTGTCCGCTTCAAAGGTTAAAGGTGAGGTATTTATCGCTCCGGTAGATGTGGTCTTTTCTGAAGAGATAGTCCTTCAACCAGACATAGTTTACCTTTCAGACCTCTCAAAAGTAAAGGACAGAATATATGGCGTTCCAGACCTTGTGGTGGAAGTGGCATCGCCTTCTACCTTGAAAAGGGACATAACAGACAAGATGAAAATATACGAAAAGTATGGAGTGAAAGAGTATTGGATTGTGTTTCCCTCAGAAAAGACCATTTTAGTTTACCAGCTAACAGAAAATGGCTATGAACTTTTCTCCTCCGCTATAGAAAAGGGAAAAGTCCGTTCAAAAATCCTTGAGGGTTTTGAGATTAATTTGGAAGAGGTCTTTGGAGGTCTGTGA
- a CDS encoding Uma2 family endonuclease has translation MQVKTKLTAEEFFKLYPECSRIELINREVYEMPGQCVNHQRVVGNLYFKLRSFLKEGMGEVLLSPVDVVFDQENVLQPDLVYVSDPSKVEDKVYGVPELVVEVISPQTLVRDFVEKRKLYERFKVKEYWLIFPLEKTMFVYELTENGYELYSYATERGKVKSKILEGFELEVEEVFKELKSLPTP, from the coding sequence ATGCAGGTCAAAACAAAGCTAACCGCAGAGGAGTTTTTCAAACTATACCCAGAATGCTCAAGGATTGAACTTATTAACAGGGAGGTTTACGAGATGCCTGGACAATGCGTAAACCATCAAAGAGTAGTAGGCAACTTATACTTTAAACTTAGAAGTTTTCTGAAAGAGGGCATGGGTGAGGTTCTTTTATCACCTGTGGATGTGGTTTTTGACCAAGAAAACGTGCTACAGCCTGACCTTGTTTACGTGTCTGACCCTTCAAAGGTAGAGGACAAAGTCTACGGTGTGCCTGAGCTTGTGGTGGAGGTTATATCTCCTCAAACTTTGGTAAGGGACTTTGTGGAAAAGCGGAAGTTATATGAGAGGTTTAAGGTTAAAGAATACTGGCTTATATTCCCCTTAGAAAAAACCATGTTCGTCTACGAACTTACGGAAAATGGCTATGAGCTTTATTCCTACGCCACAGAGAGAGGAAAGGTTAAGTCAAAAATCCTTGAAGGTTTTGAGTTGGAAGTGGAAGAGGTCTTTAAGGAGCTAAAATCTTTACCAACTCCTTAA
- a CDS encoding aspartate carbamoyltransferase catalytic subunit — translation MPKHLISVRDLSKEDIDLLRYLSNRFRDGERETLEGDVALFFLESSTRTRLSFEKACRLLGLRTYYAGRGESSIEKGESLRDTIKTLQALGFRALVLRVPFVLFPYEGYKGEEISLINAGDGTHQHPTQGLIDLFTAIEVFGSLENLKVLYIGDILHSRVFRSGAYLFGLYGAKVGVCGPKTLIPSDLSPFGVEQVFDSVDEAIEWADLCIWLRLQEERFTESYIPSKESYFLQFGLTKERYKRLKGYFMHPGPVNLYVDVDAEVVYLDKSLVLKQVEMGLYVRMAVLYWALKDG, via the coding sequence ATGCCAAAACATCTAATATCTGTGAGAGACCTCAGCAAAGAGGATATAGACCTTTTGAGGTATCTCTCAAACAGGTTCAGGGACGGAGAAAGAGAAACTCTTGAAGGTGATGTTGCTTTGTTTTTTCTTGAAAGTTCTACAAGGACTCGCTTATCCTTTGAGAAGGCTTGTAGGCTTTTGGGGCTTAGAACCTATTACGCAGGCAGGGGAGAAAGCTCAATAGAAAAGGGAGAAAGTCTAAGAGATACCATAAAAACTCTTCAAGCTCTTGGCTTTAGAGCCTTGGTGCTTAGAGTTCCCTTTGTTCTCTTTCCCTACGAAGGCTACAAGGGGGAGGAAATAAGCCTCATAAATGCGGGTGATGGGACACATCAACATCCTACACAAGGGCTAATTGACCTCTTTACCGCTATAGAGGTTTTTGGTTCTTTGGAAAACCTAAAGGTGTTATACATCGGAGACATACTCCATAGCAGAGTTTTCCGTTCTGGTGCATACCTTTTTGGTCTTTACGGTGCTAAGGTTGGAGTTTGTGGACCCAAAACTCTTATTCCTTCAGACCTTTCTCCCTTTGGAGTGGAGCAGGTTTTTGATAGTGTGGATGAGGCTATTGAGTGGGCGGACTTATGCATATGGCTAAGACTACAAGAAGAAAGGTTTACAGAAAGCTACATTCCAAGTAAAGAAAGCTACTTTCTCCAGTTTGGTCTAACAAAGGAGAGATACAAAAGGCTAAAGGGCTACTTTATGCACCCAGGACCTGTAAACCTCTATGTGGATGTGGATGCGGAGGTGGTTTATCTGGACAAGTCCTTGGTTCTAAAGCAGGTGGAAATGGGTCTATACGTAAGGATGGCGGTTTTATACTGGGCTTTAAAGGATGGCTAA
- the rlmB gene encoding 23S rRNA (guanosine(2251)-2'-O)-methyltransferase RlmB translates to MIVYGKNPVLEALRAGKNIEKVLFAHDSHPPHQVVKLCKERGIKLQKVPRQRIEELAGTKKTQGILAILSPVEYVDPHVLFRETLKRNSFFITLDHITDPQNVGNLLRTCEVFGGVGALMPKDRSCPINETVVKASAGAVFYLRLSKVGSLSKALRDFKEMGGWVVVVERGGKDIRSVDFPLGCTLVLGSEGEGVSKSVLETADLLVSIPMQGKVNSLNVSNAGAIAMWEVFKKLLDKHPVDGYNRQC, encoded by the coding sequence ATGATTGTTTACGGTAAAAACCCAGTCCTTGAAGCCCTAAGGGCAGGAAAAAATATAGAAAAGGTGCTATTTGCTCATGACTCGCATCCACCACATCAGGTCGTAAAGCTATGCAAGGAAAGGGGTATAAAGCTCCAGAAAGTGCCAAGACAAAGGATAGAAGAGCTCGCAGGGACAAAGAAAACTCAAGGCATCCTCGCCATATTAAGCCCAGTGGAATACGTAGACCCTCATGTGCTTTTTAGAGAGACCCTTAAAAGAAACTCCTTTTTCATAACCCTTGACCACATTACAGACCCACAGAATGTGGGAAACCTCCTTAGAACATGCGAGGTCTTTGGTGGAGTTGGTGCTCTTATGCCAAAGGATAGGTCTTGTCCTATAAACGAAACCGTAGTCAAGGCATCTGCGGGTGCGGTCTTTTACCTAAGGCTGTCTAAGGTGGGAAGCCTTTCCAAAGCACTCAGAGATTTTAAAGAGATGGGTGGATGGGTTGTAGTAGTAGAGAGAGGGGGAAAGGATATAAGAAGCGTTGACTTTCCTCTTGGTTGCACTCTTGTTTTGGGTTCTGAGGGAGAAGGTGTATCAAAAAGTGTTCTGGAAACTGCAGACCTGCTGGTGTCCATACCCATGCAGGGCAAGGTAAACTCTCTAAATGTTTCAAACGCAGGTGCTATAGCCATGTGGGAGGTTTTTAAAAAACTACTTGACAAACACCCTGTGGATGGATATAATAGACAATGTTAA
- a CDS encoding 2Fe-2S iron-sulfur cluster-binding protein yields the protein MSIAKIYVDGAEYEVDKGKPLLQNLLDLGISIPYFCYHPRLKIIGACRMCIVYNEKTGRLMTSCNVYPEEGMSISVQHPLVKENQKYLLQAFMTRHPLDCPICDKAGECDLQNYGALFGPQKQIVPVSALEKERHQLDWESDFLEYYSNRCVVCYRCTRACDDVNGAHALYV from the coding sequence ATGAGCATAGCAAAGATATACGTTGATGGTGCAGAATACGAAGTGGACAAGGGAAAGCCACTTCTTCAGAACCTACTTGACCTCGGCATAAGCATTCCATACTTTTGCTACCATCCTCGTCTAAAGATAATCGGTGCCTGTAGGATGTGCATAGTCTACAACGAGAAGACTGGAAGGCTTATGACCTCATGCAATGTATACCCAGAGGAGGGTATGTCCATATCCGTCCAGCATCCTTTGGTAAAAGAAAACCAAAAATACCTTCTTCAAGCCTTTATGACAAGACATCCCCTTGACTGTCCCATATGCGACAAGGCAGGAGAGTGCGACCTGCAAAACTACGGAGCTCTCTTTGGACCCCAGAAACAAATCGTGCCAGTCTCCGCCCTTGAAAAGGAAAGACATCAGCTTGACTGGGAAAGCGACTTTTTAGAGTATTACTCAAACCGTTGTGTGGTATGTTATAGATGCACAAGGGCATGCGATGATGTAAATGGTGCTCACGCTCTTTATGTGGA
- a CDS encoding TonB family protein, giving the protein MNQRLKAYGVSFILHALFLTGFVWLSQTNLYKNTKPLEIDLSLLEFRKEESIQELKTAQPKTDTKGSAEPFRTPEKTQDMFASQEIPKIPANTPRVEHTEPEPIKSVPAEETTEKPKTANEQISTSTVAQGEKSQAVASEPAGTRGSKETGIQASISQEGSGRVSKTIETSHTSSVEEQRQLYLKEKLSVISQIIQKNISYPPIARRMGWEGRVVLSIRLCTDGTVKDIKVLESSGYEVLDRNAVDTVRRVSGLFPKPPVEVIVRLPVNYKLE; this is encoded by the coding sequence ATGAACCAGAGACTAAAGGCTTATGGAGTTTCCTTTATACTGCATGCCCTTTTTCTAACAGGCTTTGTATGGCTTTCGCAAACAAACTTATACAAAAACACAAAGCCTTTGGAGATAGACCTGAGCCTTTTGGAGTTTAGAAAGGAGGAAAGTATACAAGAGCTAAAGACCGCTCAACCAAAGACAGATACTAAGGGTAGTGCAGAACCCTTTAGAACTCCAGAGAAAACCCAAGATATGTTCGCATCGCAGGAGATTCCCAAAATACCTGCCAATACTCCAAGAGTAGAACACACAGAGCCAGAGCCTATAAAGAGTGTGCCAGCAGAGGAAACTACAGAAAAGCCTAAAACCGCTAATGAACAAATCTCCACATCCACAGTAGCACAAGGTGAAAAGTCTCAAGCGGTAGCTTCTGAGCCAGCAGGCACAAGAGGGTCTAAGGAGACAGGAATTCAAGCCAGCATAAGCCAAGAGGGAAGTGGAAGGGTTTCTAAGACAATAGAAACTTCTCACACTTCCTCTGTAGAGGAACAAAGACAACTATACCTCAAGGAAAAGCTATCTGTTATATCTCAGATTATTCAAAAAAACATAAGCTATCCGCCTATAGCGAGAAGGATGGGATGGGAAGGCAGAGTAGTGCTTTCCATAAGGCTTTGCACCGATGGGACTGTTAAGGATATAAAGGTTCTTGAAAGCTCAGGCTATGAGGTGCTTGATAGAAATGCGGTGGATACGGTAAGAAGGGTATCTGGGCTTTTTCCAAAGCCCCCTGTGGAGGTTATTGTAAGATTGCCAGTGAACTATAAACTTGAGTAA
- a CDS encoding DeoR family transcriptional regulator, with amino-acid sequence MDRKEKIIELIPQGYRSVKALAQHFGVSLMTIYRDVRELEKEGRIVRKHGELLLREEAGEVIEETVPSCAYCTKPIEKRLEFTYRMKRGKFVRACCAHCGLLLYKNLKEEDIESCMTWDFINCRPLSCFSAWYVIGSSAMPCCSPSAIAFASKEDAERFAKGFGGVVVDFEGAVDSIIHLMKRGSVVKINL; translated from the coding sequence ATGGACCGAAAGGAAAAAATAATAGAGCTCATACCACAGGGATACAGGAGCGTAAAGGCTCTTGCCCAGCACTTTGGCGTATCCCTTATGACCATCTACAGGGATGTGAGGGAGCTGGAAAAGGAGGGCAGGATTGTAAGAAAACATGGAGAACTGCTCCTAAGAGAAGAGGCAGGAGAGGTCATAGAAGAAACTGTCCCTTCCTGTGCCTATTGCACCAAACCCATAGAAAAAAGGCTTGAGTTTACATACAGAATGAAGAGGGGCAAGTTTGTAAGGGCTTGTTGTGCTCACTGCGGGCTTTTGTTATACAAAAACTTAAAAGAGGAGGACATTGAGTCCTGTATGACTTGGGACTTCATAAATTGCAGACCTTTAAGCTGTTTTTCTGCGTGGTATGTAATAGGCTCTTCCGCCATGCCATGTTGTTCTCCTTCTGCCATAGCCTTCGCAAGCAAGGAAGATGCAGAAAGGTTTGCCAAGGGCTTTGGAGGGGTGGTAGTAGATTTTGAGGGAGCTGTTGACAGTATTATCCATCTAATGAAAAGAGGTTCAGTGGTTAAAATAAATTTATGA
- the coaBC gene encoding bifunctional phosphopantothenoylcysteine decarboxylase/phosphopantothenate--cysteine ligase CoaBC, which produces MAKILLGVSSSIAIYKACELVRELIKSGHEVRVVMSPFSERFISRLTFEALSGNKAYVDWEDDPLLHINLPRWSDLFVIAPCSINTLSKIALGIGDNLLTTCALSHKGKLLLAPAGNVEMYKNPAVQENIKRLRERGVILVEPEEGRLICQEEGQGRLASIQRLLDWIEYALRPKPLEGKRVLITAGATREFIDSVRFISNLSSGLMGFSLARVFRWYGAQVKVIAGFTTAEEPPEVEIVRVLSAKEMYEKVMDLKDWADIIVMNSAVADYRPLETYEGKLKKQERLTLELVKNPDILAELGRLKKDYVLIGFALEERQKLQENALKKLQDKNLDVIVANPLESMGSEQYEGIILFKEGKAINLKASNKLQASELMVKELVKILAP; this is translated from the coding sequence ATGGCTAAGATACTTCTTGGCGTTAGCTCAAGCATTGCCATATATAAGGCTTGTGAGCTTGTAAGGGAACTCATAAAGTCAGGGCATGAAGTTAGGGTTGTTATGTCTCCCTTTTCTGAGAGGTTCATAAGCAGGCTTACCTTTGAGGCTCTTTCTGGAAACAAGGCTTATGTGGACTGGGAAGATGACCCTCTTTTACACATAAACCTACCAAGATGGTCTGACCTTTTTGTGATAGCTCCATGCAGTATAAACACCCTTTCAAAAATTGCCTTAGGCATAGGAGACAATTTACTTACCACCTGTGCCCTTTCTCATAAGGGAAAACTTCTGCTCGCTCCTGCTGGGAATGTGGAGATGTATAAAAATCCAGCGGTGCAGGAGAACATAAAGAGGCTAAGGGAGAGAGGAGTGATACTTGTTGAGCCGGAGGAAGGAAGGCTTATCTGTCAAGAGGAAGGACAAGGAAGGCTTGCATCCATACAAAGGCTCCTTGATTGGATAGAGTATGCCCTAAGACCTAAGCCCCTTGAAGGCAAAAGGGTGCTAATAACCGCGGGTGCTACCAGAGAGTTTATAGACAGTGTGAGGTTCATATCCAACCTTTCCAGCGGTCTTATGGGTTTTTCTCTTGCAAGAGTTTTTAGATGGTATGGTGCACAGGTAAAGGTTATAGCAGGTTTTACTACTGCGGAAGAGCCACCGGAAGTGGAAATTGTAAGGGTTTTATCCGCTAAGGAGATGTATGAAAAGGTAATGGACCTGAAAGACTGGGCGGACATTATTGTTATGAACTCTGCGGTAGCGGACTACAGACCTCTTGAAACCTACGAAGGAAAGCTAAAAAAACAAGAAAGGCTTACTCTGGAGTTGGTTAAAAACCCAGACATACTCGCAGAGCTCGGAAGGCTAAAGAAAGACTATGTGCTTATAGGCTTTGCTTTAGAAGAGAGGCAAAAACTCCAAGAAAACGCCCTTAAGAAACTGCAAGATAAAAACCTTGATGTTATAGTGGCAAACCCATTGGAAAGTATGGGTTCAGAGCAATACGAAGGCATAATCTTATTCAAAGAAGGAAAAGCGATAAACTTAAAGGCAAGCAACAAACTGCAGGCGAGCGAGCTCATGGTTAAGGAGTTGGTAAAGATTTTAGCTCCTTAA
- a CDS encoding ExbD/TolR family protein: protein MEEKEFSSMNVIPLVDIMLVLLTIVLITATFVVQGSIPVNLPKASQKQEEAVRSVEIVLTKEGRLFFEGREVSLKELEEILKNLDPSARISIAGDKDANLQSLVSLLELLKKYQFERVSIRTEVR from the coding sequence ATGGAAGAGAAAGAGTTTAGCTCCATGAACGTGATACCTCTTGTGGACATTATGTTAGTGCTACTTACCATTGTGCTTATCACCGCCACCTTTGTGGTGCAAGGCTCTATACCTGTAAACCTCCCAAAGGCAAGTCAAAAACAGGAAGAGGCTGTAAGGAGCGTTGAGATAGTTCTCACAAAGGAGGGTAGGCTCTTTTTTGAAGGCAGAGAAGTAAGCCTCAAAGAGCTTGAGGAGATACTCAAAAACTTAGACCCCTCCGCACGCATAAGCATAGCAGGAGACAAGGACGCAAACTTGCAAAGCCTTGTAAGCCTTCTGGAGCTTTTGAAGAAATACCAGTTTGAGAGGGTTTCCATCAGAACGGAGGTAAGATGA
- a CDS encoding GGDEF domain-containing protein — protein sequence MESLKNQETQETKEQELKNFIPSVVIDSSYNLIALNSTAKKMFGEVIGKKCYKVLYGFEEPCYQKGIKCPVYDRVVDTDIISIDYENYIRSYGKVPMGGIYWESVINITNVDILRSSIIDSVSGLYNRKFAESFLEKSFTLWTRYGQTFGLLFIDIDNLKEINDRYGHIMGDRAIEKVSACLKVMIRSSDVACRYGGDEFLVILPNTNLDASEHAAIRLLKCVEQIQLLFPVSVSIGLTQPLREDRSFKDMVKRADEAMYKAKKSGKGKIGVAKSKDDIYLIHVEGGIEYEHSKDIR from the coding sequence ATGGAAAGTTTAAAAAACCAAGAGACTCAGGAAACTAAAGAGCAGGAATTAAAAAACTTTATTCCATCAGTCGTAATCGATTCATCCTACAATTTAATAGCCTTAAACTCAACCGCAAAGAAAATGTTTGGTGAAGTTATAGGTAAGAAGTGCTATAAGGTATTGTATGGTTTCGAAGAACCCTGCTATCAGAAGGGAATTAAATGTCCAGTGTATGACCGCGTTGTAGACACAGATATAATAAGCATAGATTATGAAAACTATATAAGAAGTTACGGAAAAGTGCCAATGGGAGGTATATACTGGGAGAGTGTTATAAACATAACCAATGTGGACATACTCAGGTCAAGCATAATAGATTCTGTATCCGGTCTTTATAATAGGAAGTTTGCAGAGAGTTTTCTTGAAAAGAGCTTTACTCTCTGGACAAGGTACGGACAAACTTTTGGGCTTTTATTTATAGATATTGATAACCTTAAAGAAATAAACGATAGGTACGGGCATATTATGGGAGATAGAGCCATAGAGAAGGTATCTGCATGTCTCAAAGTTATGATAAGGTCTTCTGATGTCGCGTGCAGGTACGGTGGGGATGAGTTTCTTGTTATTTTACCCAATACGAATCTCGATGCAAGTGAGCATGCGGCAATAAGATTGTTAAAGTGTGTGGAACAGATACAGCTTCTTTTCCCTGTCTCGGTAAGTATAGGACTGACTCAGCCACTTAGAGAAGATAGAAGTTTTAAGGATATGGTAAAGAGGGCAGACGAGGCGATGTATAAGGCTAAAAAATCTGGTAAGGGTAAAATTGGGGTTGCTAAGTCAAAGGACGATATTTACCTAATCCATGTTGAAGGAGGAATAGAGTATGAGCATAGCAAAGATATACGTTGA